The following proteins are co-located in the Diorhabda carinulata isolate Delta chromosome 4, icDioCari1.1, whole genome shotgun sequence genome:
- the LOC130893256 gene encoding sodium/hydrogen exchanger 8 produces the protein MESNRRKYVINPLICLFLIFNIATYVRTIPSSLTIDESRTPKQNVQEQVVDDQKDKGIYDTKNLQNDSITTTTLVKPISTTVKPDNSTIVKHANVTGENVTNVQLTDLAHIDTLEEERNSSAPEVKTTSQTADPVPVLPAKEAAEDEHNSSMAIFFVLCVLALGILLIHLMLQTHFQYVPESIVIVFLGALIGLTMNALSNRNISNWRKEEAFSPTAFFLILLPPIIFESGYNLHKGNFFQNIGSILVFAIFGTTISAFVIGFGIYFLGLADVVYKLGFVESFAFGSLISAVDPVATIAIFHALDVDPILNMLVFGESILNDAIAIVLTNAALESNNPNMNTGEAIVLGIERFCLMFFASALLGVVFALVSALLLKHVDLRKNPSLEFGMMLVFTYAPYVLAEGIHLSGIMAILFCGIVMSHYTHFNLSTVTQITMQQTLRTLAFIAETCVFAYLGLALFSFKHRVEPALIVWSIVLCLFGRACNIFPLAILVNKFREHQITKKMMFIMWFSGLRGAISYALSLHLNFSDETRHVIITTTLIIVLVTTLFFGGSTMPLLKFMQATKNPSRRLKKRKKDREVTLSKTREWGQTLDSEHLSETTEGEVEVSFVSDRIRGFAKYDLKYFIPFFTRRFTQQELKDCKSQMTDLTNQWYQAIRISPDQSDEDSANTARSSISSIVR, from the coding sequence ATGGAGtctaatagaagaaaatatgtgataaatcctttaatttgtttatttttaatttttaatattgcgACGTATGTAAGGACAATACCATCGTCCTTGACGATTGATGAATCACGAACTCCTAAACAGAATGTTCAAGAACAAGTTGTTGATGACCAAAAGGATAAAGGGATATATGATactaaaaatctacaaaatgaTTCAATTACAACAACAACCCTAGTGAAACCAATATCAACTACAGTGAAACCTGATAATTCAACGATTGTTAAACATGCTAATGTGACTGGAGAAAATGTAACTAATGTACAACTTACAGATTTAGCACATATAGATACTTTAGAAGAAGAGCGTAACAGCTCGGCACCAGAGGTTAAAACCACATCACAAACAGCAGATCCAGTTCCTGTGCTACCTGCCAAAGAAGCTGCTGAAGATGAACATAACAGTTCCATggcaatattttttgtattatgtGTTCTTGCTTTAGGTATTTTATTGATACATCTTATGCTTCAAACACATTTCCAATATGTCCCAGAAAGTATTGTCATTGTCTTTCTTGGAGCCTTGATTGGATTAACTATGAATGCTCTTTCAAACCGAAATATTAGCAACTGGAGAAAAGAAGAAGCTTTCTCGCCAACAGCATTCTTTTTAATACTATTACCACCTATTATATTTGAATCAGGTTATAACTTACACAAGggtaattttttccaaaatataggATCAATATTAGTGTTTGCAATATTCGGAACAACTATTTCTGCATTCGTAATTGGttttggtatatattttttgggATTGGCTGATGTGGTTTATAAATTAGGTTTCGTTGAATCATTTGCATTTGGCTCCCTTATTTCAGCTGTCGATCCAGTTGCTACCATAGCAATTTTTCATGCTCTAGATGTAGATCCGATTCTGAACATGTTAGTTTTTGGAGAAAGCATTCTCAATGATGCTATAGCTATCGTTTTAACAAATGCAGCATTAGAGTCTAACAATCCTAATATGAATACAGGTGAAGCTATAGTATTAGGTATAGAAAGATTTTGCTTAATGTTCTTTGCTTCTGCTCTTCTAGGAGTTGTTTTTGCACTTGTTAGTGCTCTATTATTAAAACATGTAGACTTGCGGAAAAATCCGTCATTAGAATTTGGTATGATGTTGGTTTTCACTTATGCTCCCTATGTTTTGGCTGAAGGTATCCATCTTTCTGGTATAATGGCAATTTTATTCTGTGGGATAGTAATGTCCCATTATACACACTTCAATCTTTCTACTGTTACACAAATTACTATGCAACAGACTCTTAGAACTCTTGCTTTTATTGCTGAAACATGCGTATTTGCATATTTAGGTTTAGCATTATTTAGTTTCAAGCATAGAGTAGAACCTGCTTTAATTGTTTGGAGCATAGTTTTGTGTCTCTTCGGGAGAGCCTGTAATATATTTCCTCTAGCAATTTTAGTTAACAAATTTAGGGAACATCAGATAACTAAGAAGATGATGTTTATAATGTGGTTTAGTGGGTTGAGAGGTGCCATTTCTTATGCTCTTTCACTCCATCTAAATTTTAGTGATGAGACAAGGCATGTGATAATTACTACTACTTTAATTATTGTATTAGTTACAACGTTATTCTTTGGGGGATCTACTATGCCTCTTTTAAAATTTATGCAAGCAACCAAAAATCCTTCTAGAAGACTTAAGAAACGTAAAAAAGATCGAGAAGTAACTTTAAGCAAAACGAGAGAATGGGGACAAACTCTGGATTCTGAGCATTTATCTGAAACTACCGAAGGAGAAGTGGAAGTTTCTTTTGTATCTGATCGCATCCGAGGCTTTGCTAAATATGatctaaaatatttcataccGTTTTTCACCAGGAGATTTACTCAGCAG